DNA from Ruminococcaceae bacterium KH2T8:
GTGTATACGTCATACCGCCCAGTATGATGTCGGGACCTTCGCCCGAAAGCATATCCATTATGAGCTCATTACTCATGTTGCTCTCGGCATCGAATACGAACTCATTTAGCGAAGGATCATAGCCATCTCCGCCTAAGTATCCCGCGATTTCCATATCCATGTCTTCAAGTCTTGCGGCCTGACCGATATTAGAATAATCACTATAGTCCGTCAGATCATAATAGCCTCTGTAGCGGATATAGTAATCGGGATTTGTCTCATTAAAATCGCAGATCGACTGCGCGAGATGATCTGAGATCTCGCCGAGATAAGCAACATCGAGGATAGTCTTTCCGACGTTGGGATTACTTTCGCACTTATCGAGACGCAGGATATCGTTATCGTAGAAGGATCTGTAGCCTGAAGTATACATCCTTGTTACATAGAGGTAGAGCTGATCTTCGGTCATATCGATAAGCTCAACTTCCTTGATGACACTTCTGTTTATGTTGCACCAGTCAAAAGAGAATATCTCCTCTATCGTACCTGCCTCAACATCGATCTTCTTTATACCGTCGATATCAAGGCAGATAGTTCCGAATTCTTCCGAATATGAGATATTGTTCATGTCTATTCCGTCAAGAAAAGACAGATCTCCGGTATACTCACTGATGCTGCCGTTTTCTCTGTTGATCTCTATCCACCTGGGGTCCGACTGGCCTACCGTCTTGAGCTTTGCTATCGAGTGATATTCATCGATAACGATAGGTTCATACATCTCATATGCCTCGACTCCCGGGAGTACGGTATTAAGATCCGTAACATGCGAATTACCTTCGGTGTCATAGACGTTGATCGATAAAGTGCAGAGATTACTTTCGTAGTCGACACAATATTCCATCACGCCGAAGCTTCCGATCTTCACGGGGTAAGTGATATATCCGTCCAGCCTCTCCCTTTCCTTCATCTCGACTATCTGATCTGTCTCAGGATCAATGATCAGCCTGTTATAGATAAAGTCTCCGTTGTAGTAAATGAAGTCCAGGACGATCCCGCTGTCATCAACATAGCTCATCTCGCTTCCGAAATAGTACTCGGGAACATTCGGATCAAGGATCCCGGAATCCGCTACGAGAGATTGAAGATTGATCCTCTTTGTTACTTCGCCCGTGCCGTCGATAAACACCAGGGAATTGGTCGAGTACTCTATTCGGGCCGCGGGGTCGAATGCCTCTTCCTCGGGGATCATCTCATCTACTTCTTCCAGGAAGATATACGAATCATCGGTCCTTCCGATGTAGCCGTTATATGTGGTAGCGCCCTCGGGAATGCTTTCGAGCGACGCCAGCGCATTACATTCAGTCACCGTATACCACGGAGTGTCTGCCGAGTAGATCTCTTTCTCGTTCTTCTTGTTCTTTGAACAGCCTGTGACCATCACCTGCGGCACGATTAAACACGCAACACAAAGGATTGCAGGCAACCTCTTTTTGATCATCTATGCCTCCTATCCCGATAACCTTCCCTATATATTTATCTTATCAGTCTTCGAGACAGGCTTTATGGCATTTTTGTAACAAGATGTTATTCGGGACGGACCCAGCCCGCGCTCTTTGCGATATCGTTTATGATCTCGCCCGCGATAATAAGTCCCACGACCGACGGCACGAAAGCAGTCGATCCGGGAGTCGAACGTCTCCTCGAATGAGTCCTCTCGCCTTCCTTTACTTCCGTCTTATCGGGAGCGTCGTCTGCCGACAGATCCGCAATCGGTGTAAGCGGCGGTTCCTTCGAATAGACGACCTTCAATGAATCGATCCCCCTCTTCTTGCATTCGCGGCGCATTACTTTCGCCAGAGGACAGATAGATGTCTTATAGATATCAGCAACCTCGAAAGCGGACGCATCGAGCTTATTGCCAGCGCCCATCGAGGATATGACGGGCACTCCCGCCTGCTTCGCATTTTCGACTATCGTGAGCTTTCCCGTTACCGTATCGATCGCATCAACGACATAATCATATTGACGGAAATCGAACTGATCGGCAGTCTCGGGAAGATAAAAAGTCCTGTAGGTCCTGACCTCGCAATCGGGCGAGATATCCTCTACGCGAGCGGCTGCGACATCGACCTTATATTGACCGACCGAAGCATGAGTCGCGATTATCTGACGATTGATATTAGAAAGGCAGACCTTGTCATCATCAATAAGATCGAGGGCGCCGATGCCTGACCTTGCCAGAGCCTCTACGACATAACCGCCGACGCCTCCGACACCGAATACGGCGACCCTGGATGCCGCCAGCTTTTCCATTACGTCCTTACCGTAAAGAAGCCTGATCCTCGATAACTCGTCTTCCATCACTACTTAAACTCCGATCATTTGATTC
Protein-coding regions in this window:
- a CDS encoding tRNA A37 threonylcarbamoyladenosine dehydratase, producing MEDELSRIRLLYGKDVMEKLAASRVAVFGVGGVGGYVVEALARSGIGALDLIDDDKVCLSNINRQIIATHASVGQYKVDVAAARVEDISPDCEVRTYRTFYLPETADQFDFRQYDYVVDAIDTVTGKLTIVENAKQAGVPVISSMGAGNKLDASAFEVADIYKTSICPLAKVMRRECKKRGIDSLKVVYSKEPPLTPIADLSADDAPDKTEVKEGERTHSRRRSTPGSTAFVPSVVGLIIAGEIINDIAKSAGWVRPE
- a CDS encoding ABC-type glycerol-3-phosphate transport system, substrate-binding protein gives rise to the protein MIKKRLPAILCVACLIVPQVMVTGCSKNKKNEKEIYSADTPWYTVTECNALASLESIPEGATTYNGYIGRTDDSYIFLEEVDEMIPEEEAFDPAARIEYSTNSLVFIDGTGEVTKRINLQSLVADSGILDPNVPEYYFGSEMSYVDDSGIVLDFIYYNGDFIYNRLIIDPETDQIVEMKERERLDGYITYPVKIGSFGVMEYCVDYESNLCTLSINVYDTEGNSHVTDLNTVLPGVEAYEMYEPIVIDEYHSIAKLKTVGQSDPRWIEINRENGSISEYTGDLSFLDGIDMNNISYSEEFGTICLDIDGIKKIDVEAGTIEEIFSFDWCNINRSVIKEVELIDMTEDQLYLYVTRMYTSGYRSFYDNDILRLDKCESNPNVGKTILDVAYLGEISDHLAQSICDFNETNPDYYIRYRGYYDLTDYSDYSNIGQAARLEDMDMEIAGYLGGDGYDPSLNEFVFDAESNMSNELIMDMLSGEGPDIILGGMTYTQLGRDDYLIDMSQYYTDSQLPCFDNIIDACRTDGKLYQMPLTFTLSGIVASNDCLADGQCGFTFDQYATYVDQTCNGHDPMIMNRLDFLTAVIMSQRDVIITGDEVNFDNEEFREAAQYANDHVFDIVDPEAVYEEHGDDKRDILSLYTTLLWSDFYTDYSYVGIPSANGRGPVANIEDSVAITAQSASPDGCWEFVEFLLSPSQQVNLADNSMTVNTDAFVTASEADLEEYREYYDFWDESERAMMRFTEPDARYIDDLRDIVMSADRINSTDTTIMIIMREEVQAYFAGDKTLDEVIEVINSRARLYLDERN